A segment of the Mesotoga sp. UBA6090 genome:
CGGCCCGAATCGCTCAGCCTAAGTATCTTGTCACCGACAACTACGAGTCCTATACTTCCTCCAGTTTCATATGAGAACCTGACAAGGCCAAGAGCGAGCTGAACTGCGATCTCTTCATAGTCGATTCTGATTTTCTCCCACACATCGCGGGCGAATATCTCCCTTGAAAGGTTAAGGTCGAGGTAGAGCAGGGTTTTGCTAACGGCGGTGTAGCCAAACTCCTTGCTCATGAGTTTTCCGAGCCTGGCAGATGCGTTCCAGTGGATCCTGTTAAGAGGTTCCCTTTCATACTCCTTAATACCCTTGAAATCGACCGGGTCCTCCATCAGCTGGAAATCGCTCCGCTTCCCTGGAAGGAGTTCTCTGAGTCTCAGGGGAAAGGAATCGAGATTCAGGACTCTTGGAAGCACAAGAACGGATCCGTCTGCCGAATATGTTGCAGTGTGCGAGAAAAACCTAAGCGGATCTCTTGAAATGAGAACTACACGCGATATGTCTTTCTTACCCCGCTTCCTGAAAGTCAGCCTAGTTTCTACTACTGAATTACTGTCTGAAGAAAGGATTACGGAACTCTCCTTGGATCCAAGATATTCTCTCTCCGCTCTTATGACAGGAAATATAGTACTGTTAAGGGATATCGGAGAGCCTCCTTCGATGGTGTATTCAACAGTGAGAGACTCACCGGAGAACAGCCTTTCTCTATCCAAGGAGCGACTGATAACTAGCCTTTTTATAGTCGCTCTTGTGATGCAGTAATAGACCCATACAATTGCTGAGAGAGTGAGGAATGTCGCCGAATACGCGTTGAAAAACAATATCGACCAGCAAATGGAAACTGCCGTCATTATTATTAGCGGTTTTCCTTTCGAGTTTATCTCCTCGAGTTCAAGCCTTTTCATAGTTTATAGGGATCGGTACAGACTCGACGATGTCCAGAACGATTTCTCTGCTGGATCTCCTCATGAGACGGGCTTCTGGCTTGATCATTATTCTGTGAGAGAGAATATCTGGAGCCACTTCCTTTACATCGTCGGGAATGATGTAATCCCTGCCTCTCAGTCCGGCTAGAGCCCTTGCGGTTTCCATCAAAGCGATTGAACCTCTTGGGCTAGAGCCTAGTTGAACATCTTTGTGTCTTCTTGTTGCATTGACAATGGAGACAATATACCCGAGAAGGGAGTCCTCAATTGCGACCTCTTTGACCAGCCGAAGGACTTCGTTCAGGTCCTCGCAATTGGAAACAGATCCTAACGTCGCTATCGGGTGCTCCCGAGAGATTCCCTTAAGAAGACTCTTCTCGCTTTCCTCGCCTGGGTAGCCCAATGTCAAAGATATGGCAAATCTATCCAGTTGAGCTTCGGGAAGAGGGAAGGTCCCTTCAAATTCGACGGGATTTTGAGTCGCAATAACGAAGAAGGGATGCTCCATATTGAAGGTCTTGCCGTCAACTGTGACTTGTCTCTCTGCCATAGCTTCGAGTAGGGCAGATTGCGTTCTCGGAGTTGTTCTGTTCACTTCGTCGACGAGAAGAATCTGGGTGAAAACCGGCCCTCTTCTGAACGTGAACTCATTGGTCTTGAGGTTGAGAATACTGATGCCTGTAACGTCTCCTGGGAGAAGGTCGGGAGTACACTGCAGTCTGTTGAAATCGAGTCCCAGGGAAATGGCCAAACTTCTGGCCAGCATCGTCTTCCCAACTCCGGGTACATCGTTTATCAAGACGTGGCCGCCGCTTAACAGAACGGCAAGGACTCTTTCGATTACTCGGTCTTTGCCAACTATCACTCTGGAGATGTTGTTCAGGAGTTTGCTTCCAAAGTCTTTGATGGGAATCATGCCTCACCTCCCGGAAAGTCTGTGGTCTGTTGAGTTTAGCACAGAAAAAAACCAACTATCTAAAGATAGTATATATTCTTCCAAAAAGCTCATCTCCTAACTCAATGGAGATGAGCCTAAGATCAACCGATTCTAGTGAATGCTTTCTTGCTGAGACTAAAACCCGAATCTAATCTCATTCCAAAGGGTGTTGTAAATACGAAGATTCTCTCCAAGATCTTTGATCAGTTCGGTATTCTTAAGATCTTCGGCAGAATACACGGGTTCCTCCTTGGTCAATTCTCTCGCAGGTATATTTGGAGAAGGAAGAAGAAGGTAATCGGATACCTCTGCTGCAACGTCGGGCCTGAGTATGTAATTTATGAAGAGGTGTGCATTCTCCAGGTTAGTAGCGCCTTTTAGAATTACAAAACTGTCTATCCACAGTGTGCTGCCTTCCCACGGAATGAAGAAATCAATATACTTCAGCTCTTCTTCTGTGGCTTCATAGAAGATATTTTCACCGTAACCGTGTACCACCCAGAACTCTCCTGAAATTATTCCCTTTGCGAAAAGCTCATTATCGAACTTGGCAATATTATCTTTCCATTTTAGAATCAGATTCTTTGCTTCCTCGAGTTCATCTGGATCGGTTGAGTTTACTGAATAACCCAGGTACTTAAGAGCAGCACCGAAAACTTCTCTCATATCATCAAGTAGAGTCATCGTTCCCTGGAATTGCGGCAATTCGAAGATCTTCCAGGATCTAGGATAGACCTCTACAAAATTCGTGTTAACCGCGATTCCAGTAGTTCCTACCATATAGGGAATACTATATGTATTCTCAGGATCATAGTACATTTGTTCTACAACATCAGGATCTATGTTTGCGAGATTTGGCACCAGAGACTTGTCTATAGGGATCAACATGTCTTCCTTGATCATGATACTTGTATAATCTGCCGAAGGCATGGCAAGATCATAACCACGGGCTCCGGCTTTGATCTTGGCGAACATTGTCTCGTTCGAGTCGTAATTGTCGTAAATCACACTTACTCCATACTCCTTCGAAAAGGCATCAATAACCTCGCTGGGAATGTAGTCCGACCAGCCGTAAATAATTAGATTTCCCTGTCCGAATACTAGTGCGGTTAAGAAAAGTAAGATACCGAAAATTGGTAACCTTCTGATCATTATTTCCACCTCCTAAAAGATCAGCTTTCTGAACTTGCTTCCAAAGAAAGATATGAACAAAGTTCCAACAAGAAGCAGAGTCGAAAGCGAGTTTATCACCGGGGAGACCCCGAACTTAATCATTGAATAAATTTTCAAAGGCAAAGTAGTGGATCCGGGTCCGGCAACGAAAAACGTGATAACAAAATCGTCAATGGATAGTGTAAGGCTGAGCAGGAAGCCTGCCATCATCCCAGGCATAATCATAGGGACGATTACTTTTCTGAAAACTTGATGACTTTTTGCACCTAGATCTCGGGCGGCCTCTACCATAGAATAGTCAAAGTCTTCGAGTCTTGTCATTACTGTTACAGTAACATAGGAAATGCAGAAAGTCACGTGCGCGATAAAAATCGTAATAAGCCCCAGAGGAATACCAATGGCAACGAAAAATATGAGCATCGATACACCCATCAAGATATCGGGAATTATCAGCGGCGTGTAGACCAGCACTCCCAAATAGCCTTTCAGTCTTGATTTGTACCAGTAGAGAGCCACGGCTGTAAAGGTTCCGATCACTGTTGCAGCCAGAGAAGA
Coding sequences within it:
- a CDS encoding DUF58 domain-containing protein, producing the protein MKRLELEEINSKGKPLIIMTAVSICWSILFFNAYSATFLTLSAIVWVYYCITRATIKRLVISRSLDRERLFSGESLTVEYTIEGGSPISLNSTIFPVIRAEREYLGSKESSVILSSDSNSVVETRLTFRKRGKKDISRVVLISRDPLRFFSHTATYSADGSVLVLPRVLNLDSFPLRLRELLPGKRSDFQLMEDPVDFKGIKEYEREPLNRIHWNASARLGKLMSKEFGYTAVSKTLLYLDLNLSREIFARDVWEKIRIDYEEIAVQLALGLVRFSYETGGSIGLVVVGDKILRLSDSGRDWTDFAEALSESKGSDQGPQLPDVLEGDLERFDPSTTVVIVSLYLGEEILPHLLRARSHSSRVVVIIVPFNPREPWTKRTISCQMLPRTIKELRRRAALLEQEQIIVRVVGDNQSIQEVLIDLENR
- a CDS encoding AAA family ATPase, which produces MIPIKDFGSKLLNNISRVIVGKDRVIERVLAVLLSGGHVLINDVPGVGKTMLARSLAISLGLDFNRLQCTPDLLPGDVTGISILNLKTNEFTFRRGPVFTQILLVDEVNRTTPRTQSALLEAMAERQVTVDGKTFNMEHPFFVIATQNPVEFEGTFPLPEAQLDRFAISLTLGYPGEESEKSLLKGISREHPIATLGSVSNCEDLNEVLRLVKEVAIEDSLLGYIVSIVNATRRHKDVQLGSSPRGSIALMETARALAGLRGRDYIIPDDVKEVAPDILSHRIMIKPEARLMRRSSREIVLDIVESVPIPINYEKA
- a CDS encoding extracellular solute-binding protein, with amino-acid sequence MIRRLPIFGILLFLTALVFGQGNLIIYGWSDYIPSEVIDAFSKEYGVSVIYDNYDSNETMFAKIKAGARGYDLAMPSADYTSIMIKEDMLIPIDKSLVPNLANIDPDVVEQMYYDPENTYSIPYMVGTTGIAVNTNFVEVYPRSWKIFELPQFQGTMTLLDDMREVFGAALKYLGYSVNSTDPDELEEAKNLILKWKDNIAKFDNELFAKGIISGEFWVVHGYGENIFYEATEEELKYIDFFIPWEGSTLWIDSFVILKGATNLENAHLFINYILRPDVAAEVSDYLLLPSPNIPARELTKEEPVYSAEDLKNTELIKDLGENLRIYNTLWNEIRFGF
- a CDS encoding ABC transporter permease, giving the protein METKKVIGKRRFSLTVTTLTFVFLYLPIVALVVLSFNSARQGVAWTGFTLKWYSELFRQADIWKAFLNTVIIALTSSLAATVIGTFTAVALYWYKSRLKGYLGVLVYTPLIIPDILMGVSMLIFFVAIGIPLGLITIFIAHVTFCISYVTVTVMTRLEDFDYSMVEAARDLGAKSHQVFRKVIVPMIMPGMMAGFLLSLTLSIDDFVITFFVAGPGSTTLPLKIYSMIKFGVSPVINSLSTLLLVGTLFISFFGSKFRKLIF